Sequence from the [Bacteroides] pectinophilus genome:
CTTTACTTGATTTTTTCTTTGCTTGATACTCTGTCAAATAACAACGAATGTCGTCAGTTACGATATATTTGATACTCTTTCCAATACCATCAAGCATTGACTGTATCGTTGCATTATAGTATTTCAGAGTTTTCTCAGAACAGCCTTCAATACGCTTTGCCGATAGGAAAGATTCTACTAAATTCTGTTCTGAAAGTTCCTCATCTTTTTTTATCTTTGTTACCTCATAATCAAAAAGTGTATACTGCAACACCTCTTGCAATCTTTCTGTCTGTGCGTTATTCAGATAAGGTAACATTCCTTGAATAACATCAGTGATTAGGTTCTGTTTCATAGTCAATTCTCCTTTTCTTTTTTAAGAGAACGACTACCAGTGGCAGTCCCTTGTTTTAACTCCCGCCACTGATGGGAGTTCTATTGTAAATGATAATTTAGCGGCTTGACATTGTTGTAAGAATTATTTTCTGCAATTCTTGCAGTTTTTCTATTTCAGAAAGATTTTCTTCTTTGCAATAAATAAGGCTCATAACCTTTTGGGAGAAAGATTTCTGTAATTCAAGTGGTGGAATTGCTATTCCATAAGCATGAACATCGTTTCGATTTAATGTAGGAACTGCACTACCACCAACAAAGCCATCATAATTTAGATTTTTGAGCAAATAAAATACCCACAACGGTTCTGCTTCATAAATTTGTTTTACATAGAGCGATGTGTTATGTGTCCAACAGTTGCAAAGGTACAATCTTGGGTTGCCAATATTGCCGCTTCGTCCCATTACAATAACAGGAGCTTCAGCAGTAAATTCATCATGATACCCAATTGTTCCAGTTGAACCTGCAACGGGATATTTACCACCAGTCATTTCAGTTCGAGGTAAATCATGCCCCCTTTGTAGTTGCAACACATCGCCAACAGTGCCTTGTTTCCAAGAAGATTTATCTGAGTTGGACTCAAAATATTTTTGATACAATGTTTGAGCAGTATCGTCTAAATTATCATTTATCTTCTGCTTTAAAGCAATTCTCTCCGTAATTGCCTTATAACTGTTCACTATTTCAAGCTGGTTTTCAATAGGCGGAATAGGCAATTCTAGTCTGCAAATATCGTCCCAAGTAATCCCACCACGTACACTTCCGTCAGTATGTAACCAACAAATACGGTCAAACTCCGGTCTGCGAAACCACATCATCAGATAATCTTCATTCAAAATGCTGTTATCTATTACCTCAAACATAAAATATGCCGGAGAAACAATAGCAGGTTTTTCTTCATCATACAATGCAACCGGAAGTCGTTCATCACGACCAACATGCATTGGATTACATGCAAACTTTCCTTTTGTTATCAGTTTATATTTACTCAAATCCGTACCAATGACATTTGCAACCGACGGCATAAAGAACTTGTCTATGTTAATTCCCAAAACTCTGTCTGTTATGCTTTCTCTGTTCCGAGTATCAATCAGTCGGATATGGTTTCCTAAAATATCATAATTCGATTTCATATCCCAACTCCTTAAATACAGCAAGCAAATCTGATTTGGATTTTTCCTCTTGAACAAGAAGTTCTTTGAGTTCTCCCTGCAATGACTTCATTTTTGTATCAAAGTCGATGTTCTCATCACGGTTGACAAACTCAATATATCTGCTTGGTACAAGAGTAAATCCTTTTTCTTTTACTTCTTCAAAAGAAGCAGAATAGCAAAACTCCGGCACATTCTCATAAGTTTCCTCATAGCCTTCCTGCTGCCAGTTATGATATACACTTGTAACTTTGGCTCTATCTTCCTCTGTCAATTCAATGTACTTCTTCTCATAAGGACTGCCCATCTGTCGTAAATCCATAAAGAGTATTTCATCTTCTCGGTCACGATAGCGTTTGAGCTTTCCGTTCTGTTCCACAACACGAGCCTTTTTATTCTTATTGAGTACCCAAAGGGTAACGCTGATGTCAGTGGTGTAGAAAAGGTTTCTCGGAAGAATAATAATCGCTTCTACCAAGTGATTTTCTATAAGCTGCTGCCTGATTTTCAGCTCTGTACCATCATCAGATAATGCACCATTGGCAAGCAGGAAACCTGCCACACCGTTTTGTGAAAGTTTAGAAACAATATTCAGTATCCAACCATAGTTTGCGTTGCTTGTTGGTGGAACTTCATATCCATTCCAACGAGGGTCGTCTACAAGCTCATTCTCGGCTCTCCACTGCTTCTGATTGAAAGGTGGGTTTGCCATAATGAAATCTGCTTTAAGGTCTTTGTGTTGGTCGTTGGTAAATGTATTGGCTGCCATCTCTCCAAGATTTGCAGAAATACCACGGATAGCTAAGTTCATTTTTGCCAGTTTGAAAGTGGTATTTGTGTATTCCTGACCGTAAATAGACACTTTCTTTTTATTACCGCTGTGTGCTTCTACGAACTTGATGGACTGAACAAACATACCACCCGAACCGCAACAAGGGTCATAAAGTATTCCATCGTAAGGCTCAAGCATTTCGGCAATCAGGTTTACAATACACTTTGGTGTGTAGAACTCTCCTTTACCTTTTCCTTCTGCAAGAGCGAACTTACTAAGGAAATACTCATATACACGACCTATAATGTCGTTCTCTTTATCATCAGTGTTGATACGATTGATTTCATCAAGCAAAGAAGCCAACTTTGCCGTATCTATATGTAAGCGGGAGTAATAGTTATCCGGCAAAGCACCTTTCAGTGCCGGGTTGTTCTTTTCAATCGTATAAAGTGCTGTATCTATCTTCAGGGCAATATCGTCCTGTTTTGCGTTTTCAATAATGTATTTCCAACGGCTTTCTTCAGGAAGATAGAATACATTTTCCTGAGTATAAAACGGTTTCATATCCGCATACTTTTCGCCGTGTGTAGCAATAATCTTATTACGGCATTCCTCAAACTTGTCACTGGCAAATTTAAGGAAGAATAAACTCAGAACAACGTGCTTATACTCCGCAGGCTCAACAGAACCTCTCAGTTTATCAGCACTTTTCCAAAGTGCTTCTTCCATTGATATTTCTTTCTTTGGTTTAGCAGCCCTTGCCATCTATAATTACCTCCGTGTTTTAATCTTCATCTAAAATGACTTCGCATATATCTCCGATGTCACAGTGAAATACCTGACATATCCTCATCAGTACTTCAAGAGATACTGGCTCATTCTTATTTATCTTCGTTGCAGCGTATGATGTAATTTCGGCTGCACGCATTAAATCCTGTCTTTTCATTTGATTGTCAATCATAAGTTTTTGAAGTTTGTTATAGCATATCTTCATCAGTAACACCTCTTCATCTTATAATTCTTCTTCGTTACAGTTAACCATTTAACATTATATATTAAATTTTCAGGCATTTCAAGATTTCGGACAGAAATGTAACCTTTCAGACACTAAGGTGTCACTTTTTACAAACACCTAATACAACTCTTTTAAAGAATAATAAAAAAGAGATGCCGAAGCACCTCAATTATACATTCTATTATTAACATTCAATGCAATCATTGCTATGACCTTTTCTATCGGCGGCTCTTTTCCGTCCGGTGCAACTGCTTTCCAAAAAGCTATTGCTTCCGGTTCAGCACTTTTCATTGCTTCCCGAATGGCAAACTGCATTTCCTCTTTTACTGCTTTTTCGGTTGTTCCATTTTCTTTTGCTATTTGTCTGAAAATGTCGTTCACTTCTACTTCCTCCTATGTCTATTAGTATGTGTCTATCACTGACAGTTGTTGTTATAGCATATTTGCTCTGTCGAAGTCCCGAAAAATTTGTCGATAGCTGAAATTTTTTATACTGAAAAAAAGAAAGCTCGTCGATTAAGACGAACTTCTGTGTTTTATGGAAGTATTTGCTTTGATTGCTTCACAAGTGTATCTATAACTTCATAAATTCTGTTTCTATCTTCAGGAGCAAGTTTTTCAAGCTTCTCATTCAGCATAGAGTTCTTGACTGTATATCCCGTTTCCAGGACATCAGTAAGAACCATATCCGATGATACACCTAAAGCATTTACTATCTTTATGAAAGTTTCGAGTGACGGAATTTTCTCTCCACGCTCAACCATACCAATATAATTTGTTGTCAAATCTGTTTTCTCAGCCAAATCTTCTTGGCGTAATTTCCTCGCAAGTCGGAACTTTCTTATATTCTTGCCGATTGTATCGAGCTTCATCACATCACCTCCCTTAGTGTGTTTCCATAACTAATAGTATAGGTTAAGTCGATTTCAAATCACACGCACCCAAAGGAAGTCAAACCAACTATTAGTGATGATTCCCAACTATTTTTATGTTATACTATAAAAGTAGTAATTCACGATTGTTAATGGCGAAAGACAAATCACAACCCAAGAGCCAAGTTAAACAATCTCCATAGAATAAACTTAGGGGTAAAAAGGAATGGACGAACAAAAGATAATATTCAGTAATCGGTTTGAAAAAGAGAAATTTGAGGATTACAAAACAGATTTGGGAACTGGCAACACAATCACTCCTGACTTTACGGAAGCTGATGATTTTTTGAAATTCATACAGAAGAACCGCAGAAGTGTTCCAAGTAAAGAACGAATTGCTGATAAGGACAAATTCATCAAGACCGTTTACGAGTTATCCAACAGCTTTGAAATTGACGCTGACCTGATAGAATTTGCCGAGGGATATATCGCCAACATCTATGTAGATTATGCCTGCTACACTGGATATATCAAGAAGCTGTTAGCAATTCTTTTTATCCTTGCCGATGATATTTCCTTTTTAGACGGCAGTAAAGAAAATGCCGATATGCTTTTTAGCTTCACTTATCACACACACCATATTTTCCTGAATAACAGAGAAACAACTGATTTCTCATAATGTACCCGATGGCTACTCAACTGAGCAGCCATCTTTTCAATTTTCCAGACACCGTCTGGAATTTTTAATATGCCGGAATACCGTATCCATAGATATTGCTGCTTCCGACTGCGTACTGTCTTTGCTTGCAGGCGTCGCCTGAGTTGCCCTCTACGGTATAAACTGTGCCATTCTCACACTTCTCTACGATACCAACGTGGTCTGTTGTACCGTCGCCTTCCCAATCAAAGAAGATAATATCTCCTACCTTTGGTTCATAAGTGCGGTCTTGCCATTTTCCATTTGACTTAAACCAGTTTGCACCATCCACGCAACCTGCAAATTTCGGAACAAGTCCGCTTTCAATATACCCGCATTGGTCAGCACACCAAGATACGAAGCAGGCACACCATTCCACTCGACTATTAAAGCCGTACCAGCTCCAGTAAGGTTGTCCGCCCTGATTGCCTAGCTGTGTCAAGGCAACCTCAACAATCGCCTGATTACCTCCGGCAGTAAAGGCTCGCCCATACGGATAGTATCTCAAAACGTGAGCCGGATATTGGGTATCTCCATAACTGTCCCAACCAAGCCTTTGTGCCTGCTGAGTGGAAAACTCCACTGCATTGGCATAAGAATAACCGCCATACTTTGTTTTTGCCCAAGAAATATACCCATTACCGAAGTTGTAGCCTTGCAAGGCAAGTTTGATATGCTCCATATCTATCGGACTTTCCACTTCTGCCGAAGTAAGAGCCGCTTTCAATTCCTGAACTCCACACTGGATAGAATATTCAGGGTCTTTAATTCCATTAGGTTCGTGCGGATACCTTGTATTGAAACTTCCCTCTGCTGCCTGCATAGGGTCAAGTCCTCTGCCACCGCTTTCCTGCATCATAACCGCCTTGATAAGTTCCACATACTCAGGAATGCCGTACTCTTTGGCATACTTCTGTATGATGGGTTCATAGGCTTCTACCTCTGCACTTACCGGAGTATAGGAATTACTGTCACTTCCTCCTCCAAACATTGCTACGGCAGCACCAAACAGCACGACAATCATAATAATCAGAACCGCTATCCAACCGCCTGCGGCGATTGCTGCTACAAGTGCTTTTGTCCCTGCAATAATCGCTTTGACTGTCGCAACAGTAGCTTTCGCTGTGGCTTTAACGGTATCTGCTGTGGCTTTCGCCGCTTTCTTTGCCGTCTGAGCCGCTTTCTGTGTTGCTTTGGCTGTTGTTTTTGCTGTTTTCTGTGCTATAATGGCAGCTTCTTTGGTGGTCTTAATAGAAGTCTTTGCCGTTTGTTCTGCGGTCTTGACCGACCTTTGAACAGTATTGGTTGCACCTTTCGATACGGTCTTGACTGTCGTATTTCCTGCCGACCTTGCAGACTGTTTAATTGTTTTCTCCGTACGCTCCAGAGTTCGGATGCTCTGTTTTCCGACAGGATTGACCGATTGTTTCTGAAGCTGTTTCTCTGCACGCTTGGTCTTGAAATTCTCAATTCCCGTTTTGGCTTTCTGATAATTCTGCCTTGTTTCACGCACACCCCATCTGCCGACTTTATCCGCACGGTATGCAGTTTCGTGAACAGCCCTATCCGCTGCCGCTTCGATTTTATCGGAAGCATATTCCTCTGCGGAATTTTCCGAAGCATTGGTGGAATGTTCTGCCTTATCTTTCGTCATCACATAGGCTTTCTTCATTCGCTCCGTGGCAACTGCTGCCTTATTTATGGTCTTGATTGTACCTTTGCTTGTATCTCTTGTTTTTATATCAGCCATCGGTTTCCTCCTTTCTCGAAAAATAATAGAGAGTGGGGTTTAATCCACTCTCTTAGCGACAACAACAAGCCTGCCATTGTTTCTTGAATATTCACAAGTAGAAAGAGAAATAAGCTTGTCGCCATACTCTGCCGATACTCCGGTATCATACAGAGAAAGTTCCTTGCACTTGGCAACATACGCATCAAACTCTGCCGCATTTTCTGCGTCCGTAAACTCATAATACTTAAAGCTGTCAGAGCTGTTTGTATAAACAACCGTCTTAAAGACTGCAATCACTTCATACTGGTGTCTGTCCGTCAGTGTATCAAAGGTAATCATCTTATGACCTTCCCAAAAGCTCTTGTTTCTGTACTTCATCAGTCCCGTAAACATAGAACCGTCATTCATGTGGTGTCCGTAAATAATGATGTTATCTGAAGGTTTCTGCACATCACAATTTTCCTGCACATATGGACAGCCATAAGCGGAATAGGTCTTATCAAACTTGTGCTTCAGGTAAAAGTTCGGCTCATTTACAGACTGCACGACCGGATAGTTGATATTGGTATCCTCAACCTTTATCCAACCCACCATATCCTCATTCTGCCGATAGAGTTCAAGATATTCCGCAAGATAGTCCTTATCTTCCGAAAACGTCACTCCCTCATTTTCCTTTGGCGGCTCGTCCTCCACAATCTCCGCAAGGTTATCATAGACTTCATTCTGCTTGGCAGAGTCAATGTGATTACGGATAATAAAGAAGGTGCTTACAGACAACACTACCGTAAACACCATCGCAATAATAATATAGATTTTTCTGCTCATTTTCTCTTACCTTTCCATATCGTTTCTCTTAGGTGGAGTCAAATCTCTGCAATACTCCGGATACCTCAACTTGATACCCTCCATGAAATACGGAGCATATCCACAACAGAACAGTTCCTCCGGTGTATAGAGATTTTCCCTGCCTTCTTCCGTAAATCCATTCCAGAGATTAAAGGCAAGGTGGCAGACCTTGACTGTGCCACTGGTCTGCCAACCGCCATGCATACCTTCCGGTATGATACAGTCCCTCTTGAAATCAAACATCTTTCCGATATTCATTCTCGTTTCTTCTGAAATACCCATCACATAGAAAAATGCTCTGTGATAGCAGTCGTTGACTTTGCACTTATCCAAATTTTCTAATACAAAATCTCTGTGTGCAGCATTACGAAATTGAATTTTAGACATTGTAAATCCCTCCTTACGCTTCGCCCGGCTTGGTCGTCATCAGTTTATAAAGTTTCGTGTTCTTAGGGAATTTGTTTGCAAACGGTACAAGCGAGCTTCCCACCTTGATAAGTCCGTGTCCTGCTTCCACATTCGTGATATAAGACATCTGAAGGTCGGAAATATTCAGAAGTTTTGCAAGCTCAAGCCTGTCTGTGGAAGCCTGATTCAGCATAATGATAAACTCTGAGTTTGCAAGCATTGTTCTTGCTGTGTGGCTCTGCAAAAGGTCATCGACGTTCTGGGTAATTCCGCTTGCGTATGCTCAAGATTTTCTTCCATAACCTTTGACCTCTCCGCAATATCCTCGCAGAGTTTTACTTCCCGTCGGAGTTTTTTCAATTCTCCATTGATAGAAGCGATTTCATCTTTTGCCGTCTGAAGCTGACCATCATCAATATTTGTTCTTATCTTTTTTCGGAGATGTGTTCTTCCGGCAATCAGATTTTTCATCTGCTCCTCTAAGGAAGTCTTATATGAAAAAAGCTGTTCGTCCGTGGAAATATTTTCTCGTCCGAGCAGCCTTACTTCATCAGTAATCTTATCGAGCTTCATCAAATCATCTTTCAAAAGATAATGAAGCCTTGCGTTATTCTGTTTCTTATACTTGGGCAGATAACCAAGTCTGTAACAGTAATACAGATACAGTCCATAAAGCCCGCCTTTCTTTTTCAGCTTCTGCCCTCTGGTCTGCATACGGTACTGTCTTGGTTTATAAGTCGCCCTCTGGAACGGCTCAATCTCTGCCCATCTGTCACGATTTTCTTTGATACGCTCTACAATCCGGTCATTGGTATAATCTGCTCCGAGATTTTTCAGTCGTATCGGCTTATCGTATCCCTTTGGAATGACCGTCCAGTATTTTCGGCTTGGACTCAGGTTATAGGCATATCCCATTTCCTTGAGAGCAAACTGAAATTCTTTCAAGGTCTTGCTGTGGTCGATAGCATAATCAATGGCTTCCTTTGCAACCGAGTAGCGTGTCGGCATACCTGCTTTTTCTTTCATCGTCAGATAATCTGACTGCTTACTGCGGTTCGGATTCGGGTCATAGTAAAGTCCATACTTCTCACAAATCCTGTCTGCAACTTTTCGGAATTTGAACCACGCCTTTTCCTCTCCCCATAAATGTTTCCCATCGACGAAAGAAATAGAGTTGATGACAAAATGGCAATGCAGGTGCTTTGTGTTCAGGTGGGTTGTCACAACGACCTGAAATCTTTTCCCCCACACTTCATTTGCAAATTCCATTCCGATTTTCTGTGCCATCTCAGGAGATATATCTGTTTCCTTGAAACTCAAATATCCGTGATAGGCTTGGATACCGTCTGTCTTTTGGTACTGCTCCTTAACCGTTATGAACTGGTCACGGGCAATCGCTACATTACAGTTGATACCCTCAACATAGAACTCACGCTCTGTTTTTTCCTCGTCCTTTGCATAAGCAATAACATCTGCAAGAGCCTGATACTGTTCCGGCGAAAACTCCCTTTTGATTTTTGCAGAAGTCTTTTCGGGATTGGTCGCATAGTCAATGACCTGACCGAGCCTTTCTGTTACCGACCACAACTTTGTTACTGCCATTTCATTTCGCTCTGATTTGGACGAAGATATGTCCTCTCAATCTCTGACTGGAACTTATTCCACTTCGCAGCTTCATTCTTCAGCATAGGTGCGTCAATGAAACCGAGTGTATTTGCTTTGGCAGCAAGCTGATTGATGTTATTACCGATAGAGGAAAGTTCCCTCATCACATCATAGAAGCGGTCATCGGGTTTCTCTTTCGGCTCGTAACCTCTGATAAGTAAACGGATAAGTCCGGCTTCGGAAAGACAAGCCTTCTTTGCCTTTGCTGCCAAGTCCTGTGCTTCCTTGCGGTTAAAGCGTACAATCTTCTGAATGTTTCTCTTTCTCATAATCGGTATCTTCCTTTCTCTTTACTTTGCAATCTTTGTTAATCTGGAATAAGCACATCATCGTAACGCCAAGACAACTGCCGAGCAGTGTTCCAGCGGCGATAAGTAATAACTCTCTCAAATCAAGTTCTCCTTTCTCACGGGGTATTAGGGGCAACCCCTAACGAGCCTTTTACCGTTTGGGAAACTGTGTTTATCCAAATGGTCTGCTCGCTAAGATTAAACATCTCCTCTGGGTTGCCCCGTTCTCAGGCTACTATCTCTCATAATCCTTTGATTTCGGCTTAAAAGGTTCAGCCACGATATTGGCGCCCACTTCCTTAGAAAAGCGTTCAGGATACTTGAACTGTTCCTTATACTTCTTCATCATATCGTCCGGCAAGCTCTGAAAGCTCTCACTCTCAGGCGGTGCATAACAGATAAAGAACTTGCCGCAGATAATATCAACCATCTCTTTCTTATCGTTGTCCTGCACATAAACAGCACGATTAAGCGGAAGTCCTCTCATCTTTCCTTCCTCATTACAGATGATTGCAACGTCATCATCAAAGGGCATATATTCCTCAATATCCCCGCCGACAACCTCCTGCATTGCTTCCAGACTGTCGTCGATTACAATTTCCTTCGGGTACTTTTCCGGTTCTACCAAGAGAACTTTAATCTTTGTATCATTCATCGTTCTTCATTCCTTTCGTGTGTTTTTTTATTGTAAATTCCCATCCGCATACAAAGAAAATCGTTGAAGTCCTTACCTGCTTTTGGTGGCTCATCAACGATTTCATACTTATCCGGCAGAATAGTTTTTAAGGTCTGTGCTGCCTTTCTGCCCGCTATATCATTGTCAAAATGGATACGGATTTTCCTGACAGATGGGTTACTGCCAAGATACTTTTCCAGTGCAATCGGCACTTTACTGTCCTCAATTTTCTTTGCCGGAGAATACACCCCGGACAGCGAAACAAAGCTTATTTCTTTCCAGTCCTGCCCGTTCAGTTTTGCAAGCGTGGCATAGGATAACAAGTCAATGGCACACTCAAAGAGGTGTACTTCCTCCAAATTTTCCTTACCAAGCCGAAAAGAATAATCTTTTTTACTGCCACTGCAATCGCCCATAATCCTACGCTTATTCGTGGAACGGTAGGCTGCATATTTCGGTTCTTTCTTCTCGTCATAGCCTACAAATACAACATTGTGATACGGCAGGCTCTCAAAGATAAGGTCATTAGAGATACAGTAATTGATGATTTCAAAATCTATTCCTCTCCCGAAAAGATACTCTGTAATCACTCTGTTGGAAGCACATTTTTCAGGGAGAAGAAGCGGTTTATTTTCCTCTTTTGGCTGTGGCTTTTCATAGACCGGAGCCTGAATCGCTGTGTGTCCGATAATGGTTTCCACTGCTTCAAGGAAGCTGTAACCTTTGACCTTAATCAGATAATCCAAGGCACTCCTGCCGCCAATTCCTCTCGACCACCATATCCATTTCCCGTTTGAAATTTTCAAACTGTCGTGGGTTCTGGTGCAATAGGTATTACCTGAAAACTTAACCAGCTCATACGGTTCATAATTTTTCAGGTAGGTTAATAAGTCCATCTGCTTCGCCTGAATGATTAACTCAGGTGCGATAAAAGGCATATCGACCACCGCCTTTCAGTTTATCTCTCATACGATTTCTCCTTTCTGCCGCCGACTGCTTCGCC
This genomic interval carries:
- a CDS encoding type I restriction-modification system subunit M; its protein translation is MARAAKPKKEISMEEALWKSADKLRGSVEPAEYKHVVLSLFFLKFASDKFEECRNKIIATHGEKYADMKPFYTQENVFYLPEESRWKYIIENAKQDDIALKIDTALYTIEKNNPALKGALPDNYYSRLHIDTAKLASLLDEINRINTDDKENDIIGRVYEYFLSKFALAEGKGKGEFYTPKCIVNLIAEMLEPYDGILYDPCCGSGGMFVQSIKFVEAHSGNKKKVSIYGQEYTNTTFKLAKMNLAIRGISANLGEMAANTFTNDQHKDLKADFIMANPPFNQKQWRAENELVDDPRWNGYEVPPTSNANYGWILNIVSKLSQNGVAGFLLANGALSDDGTELKIRQQLIENHLVEAIIILPRNLFYTTDISVTLWVLNKNKKARVVEQNGKLKRYRDREDEILFMDLRQMGSPYEKKYIELTEEDRAKVTSVYHNWQQEGYEETYENVPEFCYSASFEEVKEKGFTLVPSRYIEFVNRDENIDFDTKMKSLQGELKELLVQEEKSKSDLLAVFKELGYEIEL
- a CDS encoding DUF3991 and toprim domain-containing protein is translated as MPFIAPELIIQAKQMDLLTYLKNYEPYELVKFSGNTYCTRTHDSLKISNGKWIWWSRGIGGRSALDYLIKVKGYSFLEAVETIIGHTAIQAPVYEKPQPKEENKPLLLPEKCASNRVITEYLFGRGIDFEIINYCISNDLIFESLPYHNVVFVGYDEKKEPKYAAYRSTNKRRIMGDCSGSKKDYSFRLGKENLEEVHLFECAIDLLSYATLAKLNGQDWKEISFVSLSGVYSPAKKIEDSKVPIALEKYLGSNPSVRKIRIHFDNDIAGRKAAQTLKTILPDKYEIVDEPPKAGKDFNDFLCMRMGIYNKKTHERNEER
- a CDS encoding helix-turn-helix transcriptional regulator; translated protein: MKLDTIGKNIRKFRLARKLRQEDLAEKTDLTTNYIGMVERGEKIPSLETFIKIVNALGVSSDMVLTDVLETGYTVKNSMLNEKLEKLAPEDRNRIYEVIDTLVKQSKQILP
- the mobC gene encoding plasmid mobilization relaxosome protein MobC, whose translation is MRKRNIQKIVRFNRKEAQDLAAKAKKACLSEAGLIRLLIRGYEPKEKPDDRFYDVMRELSSIGNNINQLAAKANTLGFIDAPMLKNEAAKWNKFQSEIERTYLRPNQSEMKWQ
- a CDS encoding DUF6075 family protein, with the translated sequence MSKIQFRNAAHRDFVLENLDKCKVNDCYHRAFFYVMGISEETRMNIGKMFDFKRDCIIPEGMHGGWQTSGTVKVCHLAFNLWNGFTEEGRENLYTPEELFCCGYAPYFMEGIKLRYPEYCRDLTPPKRNDMER
- the srtB gene encoding class B sortase, whose translation is MSRKIYIIIAMVFTVVLSVSTFFIIRNHIDSAKQNEVYDNLAEIVEDEPPKENEGVTFSEDKDYLAEYLELYRQNEDMVGWIKVEDTNINYPVVQSVNEPNFYLKHKFDKTYSAYGCPYVQENCDVQKPSDNIIIYGHHMNDGSMFTGLMKYRNKSFWEGHKMITFDTLTDRHQYEVIAVFKTVVYTNSSDSFKYYEFTDAENAAEFDAYVAKCKELSLYDTGVSAEYGDKLISLSTCEYSRNNGRLVVVAKRVD
- a CDS encoding restriction endonuclease subunit S yields the protein MKSNYDILGNHIRLIDTRNRESITDRVLGINIDKFFMPSVANVIGTDLSKYKLITKGKFACNPMHVGRDERLPVALYDEEKPAIVSPAYFMFEVIDNSILNEDYLMMWFRRPEFDRICWLHTDGSVRGGITWDDICRLELPIPPIENQLEIVNSYKAITERIALKQKINDNLDDTAQTLYQKYFESNSDKSSWKQGTVGDVLQLQRGHDLPRTEMTGGKYPVAGSTGTIGYHDEFTAEAPVIVMGRSGNIGNPRLYLCNCWTHNTSLYVKQIYEAEPLWVFYLLKNLNYDGFVGGSAVPTLNRNDVHAYGIAIPPLELQKSFSQKVMSLIYCKEENLSEIEKLQELQKIILTTMSSR
- a CDS encoding DUF3789 domain-containing protein codes for the protein MRELLLIAAGTLLGSCLGVTMMCLFQINKDCKVKRKEDTDYEKEKHSEDCTL
- a CDS encoding DUF3846 domain-containing protein yields the protein MNDTKIKVLLVEPEKYPKEIVIDDSLEAMQEVVGGDIEEYMPFDDDVAIICNEEGKMRGLPLNRAVYVQDNDKKEMVDIICGKFFICYAPPESESFQSLPDDMMKKYKEQFKYPERFSKEVGANIVAEPFKPKSKDYER
- a CDS encoding helix-turn-helix transcriptional regulator gives rise to the protein MKICYNKLQKLMIDNQMKRQDLMRAAEITSYAATKINKNEPVSLEVLMRICQVFHCDIGDICEVILDED
- a CDS encoding relaxase/mobilization nuclease domain-containing protein → MAVTKLWSVTERLGQVIDYATNPEKTSAKIKREFSPEQYQALADVIAYAKDEEKTEREFYVEGINCNVAIARDQFITVKEQYQKTDGIQAYHGYLSFKETDISPEMAQKIGMEFANEVWGKRFQVVVTTHLNTKHLHCHFVINSISFVDGKHLWGEEKAWFKFRKVADRICEKYGLYYDPNPNRSKQSDYLTMKEKAGMPTRYSVAKEAIDYAIDHSKTLKEFQFALKEMGYAYNLSPSRKYWTVIPKGYDKPIRLKNLGADYTNDRIVERIKENRDRWAEIEPFQRATYKPRQYRMQTRGQKLKKKGGLYGLYLYYCYRLGYLPKYKKQNNARLHYLLKDDLMKLDKITDEVRLLGRENISTDEQLFSYKTSLEEQMKNLIAGRTHLRKKIRTNIDDGQLQTAKDEIASINGELKKLRREVKLCEDIAERSKVMEENLEHTQAELPRTSMTFCRATQQEQCLQTQSLSLC
- a CDS encoding lysozyme family protein, with product MADIKTRDTSKGTIKTINKAAVATERMKKAYVMTKDKAEHSTNASENSAEEYASDKIEAAADRAVHETAYRADKVGRWGVRETRQNYQKAKTGIENFKTKRAEKQLQKQSVNPVGKQSIRTLERTEKTIKQSARSAGNTTVKTVSKGATNTVQRSVKTAEQTAKTSIKTTKEAAIIAQKTAKTTAKATQKAAQTAKKAAKATADTVKATAKATVATVKAIIAGTKALVAAIAAGGWIAVLIIMIVVLFGAAVAMFGGGSDSNSYTPVSAEVEAYEPIIQKYAKEYGIPEYVELIKAVMMQESGGRGLDPMQAAEGSFNTRYPHEPNGIKDPEYSIQCGVQELKAALTSAEVESPIDMEHIKLALQGYNFGNGYISWAKTKYGGYSYANAVEFSTQQAQRLGWDSYGDTQYPAHVLRYYPYGRAFTAGGNQAIVEVALTQLGNQGGQPYWSWYGFNSRVEWCACFVSWCADQCGYIESGLVPKFAGCVDGANWFKSNGKWQDRTYEPKVGDIIFFDWEGDGTTDHVGIVEKCENGTVYTVEGNSGDACKQRQYAVGSSNIYGYGIPAY